One Haloarcula sp. CBA1127 genomic window carries:
- the nadE gene encoding NAD(+) synthase has product MSKATHPHTLKLPREEHGLATSTAATRRIQGLLPVFLENKITEAEANGLVVPLDGSIESTVAAALAVDGIGADYVTGLVMPVQLSDEGPARTAETVASLLDIDCHRLNLQPVLTAFQRVVGETGGPTDDLVAMQNAGERFRMACKYYVANTRNELVVGTVSRTDRLLGSVAKHGENGVDLSLFGDLYRTEVEALADALAVPSDLLDQSPHPMEHTGATDAAELGIDQRDLDSVLHFAIDRGCSASAVADKVGVSESVVERTIQWCASTRHKRHTPPKPSMDN; this is encoded by the coding sequence GTGAGTAAAGCGACGCACCCTCACACGCTCAAACTCCCGCGTGAGGAACACGGATTGGCGACGTCGACGGCAGCGACCAGACGGATACAGGGACTCCTTCCGGTGTTTCTGGAGAACAAGATCACGGAGGCGGAGGCTAACGGACTGGTCGTTCCGCTCGACGGCAGCATCGAATCGACAGTTGCGGCGGCGCTGGCTGTCGACGGCATCGGGGCCGACTACGTGACTGGATTGGTGATGCCAGTACAGCTAAGCGACGAGGGGCCTGCGCGGACGGCTGAAACCGTTGCATCGCTACTTGACATCGACTGCCACCGGCTCAATCTGCAGCCAGTGCTGACGGCGTTCCAGCGAGTCGTCGGTGAGACCGGTGGACCGACCGACGACCTCGTGGCGATGCAAAACGCCGGCGAACGCTTCCGGATGGCGTGTAAGTACTACGTCGCAAACACCAGGAACGAACTCGTCGTCGGGACCGTTTCCCGGACTGATCGACTGCTGGGCTCCGTTGCGAAACACGGCGAGAACGGCGTTGACCTGTCGCTGTTTGGCGACCTCTATAGAACTGAGGTCGAGGCTCTAGCTGATGCACTTGCGGTTCCATCGGACCTCCTCGACCAGTCCCCACATCCGATGGAGCACACTGGTGCAACTGATGCGGCGGAACTGGGTATCGACCAGCGAGACCTCGACAGCGTCCTCCACTTCGCGATTGATAGAGGCTGTTCCGCGTCGGCGGTGGCTGACAAGGTCGGCGTTAGCGAATCTGTCGTTGAGCGTACGATTCAGTGGTGTGCCAGCACGCGGCACAAGCGACACACGCCACCAAAGCCATCGATGGATAACTGA
- the rdfA gene encoding rod-determining factor RdfA: MAADSGCKVDAVIDKYGLALADPVYDSLDDGLLARWTGADDRTEMGYRSLTAWFNKRLLKQVYTEHGRETLDTRVDSDYETLRGDDDLRRDELIERLQATGIPGASLHDDMVSWGTMRTHLNDCLDGEKESRKATTNWEQESVATAKTVVERKAETALSSLAKKGDIDGGDTAEIEAQIQLGCPDCPTRVPFDVALERGYVCKQHRSADLSTHNS; the protein is encoded by the coding sequence ATGGCTGCTGACTCCGGTTGCAAAGTAGACGCGGTTATCGACAAGTACGGGTTGGCATTGGCAGACCCAGTCTATGACTCCCTTGACGACGGCCTGCTCGCACGCTGGACGGGCGCTGATGACCGAACCGAAATGGGGTATCGGTCGCTGACAGCGTGGTTCAACAAACGGCTGCTTAAACAGGTCTATACTGAACACGGGCGTGAAACCCTTGATACGCGTGTAGACAGCGACTACGAGACGTTACGAGGCGATGACGACTTGCGACGGGACGAACTCATCGAGCGACTGCAAGCTACGGGTATCCCGGGAGCATCGCTTCACGACGATATGGTGTCGTGGGGAACGATGCGAACGCACCTCAACGACTGTTTGGACGGTGAAAAAGAGTCCAGGAAGGCGACAACTAACTGGGAGCAAGAGAGCGTGGCAACGGCCAAAACGGTCGTCGAACGAAAGGCCGAAACGGCACTGTCCTCGCTCGCGAAGAAGGGTGATATCGACGGCGGTGACACCGCGGAGATTGAGGCCCAGATACAACTTGGATGTCCAGACTGTCCGACCCGTGTTCCGTTCGATGTTGCACTCGAACGTGGGTACGTCTGCAAGCAACACCGGAGTGCGGATCTGTCAACACACAACTCATGA
- a CDS encoding archaea-specific SMC-related protein produces the protein MTWNIEIERIAGILDGSATVEPGLNVVRGSNWQGKSSFIESIKTALGTSTELTEGAESGTVHLETPTGVYDVTLTRENGTVVRHGEPYLSDEYDVIRAELFACLDERNEVRRAVRTGENLEDVLLRPLDFQNIDSQIETLQREREQIETELTQAREAKKRIPSVQEKVTRLENEIEDLRAKRETFDSEAGSDDSSESVRRQLSQARTEQNQEKNRVERLEQSIERTEQRLSERQDALDALEIPEYDAVEDKLSEARERLSQVERDAEVLQSVYSATEMVLSEDRIDLLTEVKRDIDEDTVTCWTCGSETTRADLADQLDALGSELTALRAQKETYRDTVEELETQREEISQARRRKADLEEDIAELEATLADRKQSFDAARNRLEQAQADVEQLSDHVDAAVAELSDVESEIKYREAELEDTADELAQLETRAARVDTLETDLESVRDDLAELRNRKDRTKREARKAFDTAMKDILSRFGTGFETARLTADFDIVVARDGQEASLDALSEGELELIGFVAALAGRQSFDVGDAVPLLLVDGLGGLDDDNLHTLIEYLQQGTEYLVFTAYPEYTAFDGREIDPTQWTVANEKQASAD, from the coding sequence ATGACCTGGAACATCGAAATCGAACGAATCGCGGGTATACTTGACGGGTCGGCGACGGTAGAGCCGGGATTGAACGTCGTCCGTGGTTCGAACTGGCAGGGGAAATCGAGCTTTATCGAATCAATCAAAACGGCCCTTGGCACCTCCACAGAATTGACCGAAGGGGCAGAAAGCGGGACAGTACATCTAGAAACACCGACAGGCGTCTACGACGTGACGCTTACCCGAGAGAACGGTACCGTGGTCCGGCACGGCGAGCCGTACCTCAGCGACGAGTACGACGTAATCCGTGCTGAACTGTTCGCGTGCTTGGACGAGCGTAACGAAGTCCGTCGCGCTGTCCGGACAGGTGAAAACCTCGAGGACGTGCTGTTGCGGCCGCTCGACTTCCAGAACATCGACTCACAGATCGAGACATTACAGCGGGAGCGCGAACAGATCGAAACGGAACTCACGCAGGCGCGTGAGGCGAAAAAGCGGATCCCCAGCGTGCAAGAGAAAGTGACACGGCTGGAAAACGAGATCGAAGACCTGCGGGCCAAACGCGAGACGTTCGACAGTGAGGCAGGAAGCGACGACAGTTCGGAGTCGGTTCGCCGTCAACTCAGCCAAGCACGGACTGAACAGAACCAGGAGAAAAACCGCGTCGAACGACTTGAGCAAAGTATCGAGCGGACGGAACAGCGTCTCTCGGAACGTCAGGACGCTCTCGATGCTCTCGAAATTCCGGAGTACGATGCTGTTGAAGACAAACTCTCTGAGGCACGGGAGAGACTCTCACAAGTAGAGCGAGACGCCGAAGTACTGCAGTCCGTCTACTCCGCCACCGAGATGGTACTCAGCGAGGACCGGATTGACCTGCTTACCGAGGTGAAGCGCGATATCGACGAGGACACTGTCACCTGCTGGACCTGCGGCAGTGAGACCACACGAGCAGATTTGGCCGACCAACTGGACGCACTCGGCAGCGAACTCACGGCGCTTCGGGCCCAGAAGGAGACCTACCGAGATACTGTCGAGGAACTGGAAACACAGCGCGAGGAGATCAGCCAGGCCCGCCGTCGAAAGGCCGACCTAGAGGAAGACATCGCTGAGCTAGAGGCGACGTTGGCCGACCGGAAACAGAGCTTCGACGCAGCCAGAAACAGGCTCGAACAGGCCCAGGCGGACGTGGAGCAACTTTCCGATCACGTTGATGCGGCCGTGGCGGAGCTTTCGGACGTCGAAAGTGAGATCAAATATCGCGAGGCCGAACTCGAAGACACCGCCGACGAACTGGCGCAACTCGAAACAAGAGCGGCCCGCGTCGACACGCTCGAAACCGACCTCGAATCCGTCCGTGACGACCTCGCGGAACTTCGAAACCGGAAAGACCGAACCAAGCGTGAGGCACGGAAAGCGTTCGACACCGCGATGAAGGATATACTCTCACGATTCGGGACAGGGTTCGAAACGGCTCGACTCACCGCTGACTTCGATATTGTGGTCGCCCGCGACGGCCAGGAAGCGAGCTTAGATGCCCTCAGCGAGGGTGAACTCGAACTCATCGGCTTTGTAGCAGCGCTGGCCGGTCGGCAATCGTTCGATGTCGGCGACGCTGTGCCACTTCTGCTCGTCGATGGCCTTGGCGGCCTTGACGACGACAATCTCCACACCCTTATTGAGTACTTGCAGCAGGGAACAGAGTATCTGGTGTTTACTGCGTACCCGGAATACACAGCCTTCGACGGACGCGAGATCGACCCGACCCAGTGGACCGTTGCGAACGAGAAACAGGCCTCGGCCGACTGA